The Primulina tabacum isolate GXHZ01 chromosome 7, ASM2559414v2, whole genome shotgun sequence genome includes a window with the following:
- the LOC142550616 gene encoding uncharacterized protein LOC142550616 codes for MKIQQVFTSVAYPQNNGQVEVTNRTLVQGLKVRLGNAKGNWVDELPSILWAYQTTPKEGTKETPSSLVYGNEAVLPAEIGLKSARIAFYDEDNSARRAIDLDLLEQKREAASIHMEAYKNRIA; via the coding sequence ATGAAGATCCAACAAGTCTTTACATCTGTAGCTTACCCGCAGAATAATGGGCAGGTGGAGGTGACTAATCGGACGCTGGTGCAGGGTTTGAAAGTTCGACTTGGAAATGCTAAAGGAAACTGGGTGGATGAATTACCAAGCATCTTATGGGCATACCAAACCACTCCAAAAGAAGGAACTAAAGAAACGCCTTCCAGTTTGGTCTACGGTAATGAGGCTGTGCTCCCGGCTGAGATTGGGTTGAAATCGGCAAGGATAGCGTTTTATGATGAGGACAATAGTGCGAGACGCGCCATTGACCTTGATCTTCTAGAACAAAAGAGAGAGGCTGCCAGCATTCACATGGAAGCTTATAAAAACCGCATTGCGTAG